One window of the Desulfobulbaceae bacterium DB1 genome contains the following:
- a CDS encoding exodeoxyribonuclease VII small subunit: protein MAKKNFESALTRLEEITRELEEGELSLDSSLKKFDEGMKLVQFCNQKLDESQKQIDILLNKNDALTRVPFDPENDLSEESL from the coding sequence ATGGCCAAAAAAAATTTCGAATCGGCTTTAACTCGCTTGGAAGAAATCACCAGAGAGCTTGAAGAGGGGGAACTCAGCCTGGACAGTTCCCTGAAGAAATTCGACGAAGGTATGAAGCTTGTGCAATTCTGCAATCAGAAGCTGGATGAATCCCAGAAACAGATTGATATCCTGCTCAACAAAAACGACGCACTGACCCGTGTTCCCTTTGACCCTGAAAACGACCTGTCCGAAGAGAGTTTGTAA
- a CDS encoding HslU--HslV peptidase ATPase subunit, producing MTSLQSLTPKEIVTKLDQYIIGQQDAKRFVAVALRNRWRRQQVEPPLRDEIAPKNIIMIGPTGVGKTEIARRLANLAQSPFLKIEASKFTEVGYVGRDVESMIRDLTQLAVNMVKEEETAKVKEKALVMAEERLLDLLVPPSPSSFTKSLELPPSGQTAPSSSPESTREKFRCMLREGKLEEKVVEMTVDQAQSLPIVEIFSNSGMGGMDDMGSSMKDIFGKMFPGKRQKLKLKVGEARLILEKEEAEKLIEMDKVTRLAVQRTEQTGIIFLDEIDKIASRSGAVQSAEVSREGVQRDLLPIVEGATVSTKYGMVKTDHILFIASGAFHLCKPSDLVPELQGRFPIRVELDPLGEEEFFRILTEPQNALIKQYIALMATEGIELSFEQDAIREMARIAAAVNLKTENIGARRLHTIMERLLEELSFHAPDMQGQQFTVTADYVKKQLAEIAGNEDLSRYIL from the coding sequence ATGACATCACTGCAATCGTTAACCCCCAAGGAAATTGTCACCAAACTCGATCAGTACATCATCGGTCAGCAGGATGCCAAGCGTTTTGTCGCCGTTGCCCTGCGTAATCGCTGGCGTCGGCAGCAGGTCGAGCCGCCCCTGCGCGATGAAATCGCCCCCAAAAACATCATCATGATCGGCCCCACCGGTGTCGGCAAAACAGAAATTGCCAGAAGACTCGCCAATCTGGCCCAATCGCCTTTTTTGAAGATCGAGGCGTCAAAGTTCACCGAAGTCGGTTATGTGGGACGCGATGTGGAATCCATGATTCGCGATCTCACGCAGCTTGCCGTCAACATGGTCAAAGAGGAGGAAACGGCTAAGGTCAAGGAAAAGGCTTTGGTCATGGCCGAGGAACGACTGCTGGACCTGCTGGTTCCCCCCTCTCCCTCTTCATTCACGAAGTCGCTGGAGCTTCCGCCCTCCGGTCAGACAGCGCCTTCTTCTTCCCCGGAGAGCACCAGGGAAAAATTTCGTTGCATGCTGCGTGAAGGCAAACTTGAGGAAAAAGTTGTCGAGATGACCGTTGACCAGGCGCAGAGCCTGCCCATTGTCGAGATTTTCAGCAACAGCGGCATGGGAGGCATGGACGACATGGGGTCAAGCATGAAGGACATTTTCGGCAAGATGTTTCCCGGAAAACGACAGAAACTGAAGCTGAAAGTCGGCGAAGCACGGCTGATTCTTGAAAAGGAAGAGGCGGAAAAGCTGATTGAGATGGACAAGGTTACCCGTCTTGCCGTTCAGCGCACGGAACAGACCGGTATCATTTTTCTCGATGAAATCGACAAGATCGCCTCCCGATCGGGTGCGGTTCAGTCGGCGGAGGTCTCCCGGGAAGGAGTGCAGCGCGACCTGCTGCCCATTGTCGAGGGCGCCACGGTTTCCACCAAATACGGCATGGTGAAAACCGACCATATCCTTTTTATCGCAAGCGGGGCCTTCCATCTCTGCAAACCTTCCGACCTGGTGCCTGAACTCCAGGGCCGTTTTCCCATTCGGGTTGAGTTGGACCCCCTGGGAGAAGAGGAATTTTTCCGGATCCTGACTGAACCGCAAAACGCCCTTATCAAACAGTATATCGCTCTCATGGCAACCGAGGGGATTGAATTGTCATTTGAGCAGGACGCCATTCGCGAGATGGCGAGAATTGCCGCCGCAGTCAATTTGAAAACGGAAAATATCGGCGCCCGCAGGCTTCATACCATCATGGAACGGCTGCTGGAGGAGCTTTCCTTTCACGCACCCGACATGCAAGGACAGCAATTCACTGTTACCGCCGACTATGTCAAAAAACAGCTCGCTGAAATTGCCGGCAATGAGGATTTGAGCAGATATATTCTGTAA
- a CDS encoding HslU--HslV peptidase proteolytic subunit, which yields MRSTTIICVRHKGDVVMAGDGQVSLGNTIMKHQAKKVRRLYQNKVITGFAGSTADAFTLFDRLEQKLEQFNGNLTRAAVELAKDWRTDKMLRRLEAMLIAADKENSFILSGMGDVIESDDGILAIGSGGPFAQAAAKALINHSGLDAEQICRAAMEIAGQICVYTNTNIVVEKI from the coding sequence ATTCGATCAACCACCATCATCTGTGTCCGCCACAAGGGCGACGTCGTCATGGCCGGCGACGGACAGGTGTCGCTCGGCAATACCATCATGAAGCATCAGGCCAAAAAGGTGCGACGTCTGTATCAGAACAAGGTGATTACCGGATTTGCCGGGTCAACCGCCGATGCCTTTACCCTTTTTGACCGGCTTGAACAGAAACTGGAACAGTTCAACGGCAACCTCACCCGCGCCGCGGTCGAACTGGCCAAGGACTGGCGCACGGATAAGATGCTGAGAAGGCTTGAGGCGATGCTTATTGCCGCCGACAAGGAGAATTCCTTTATCCTGAGTGGCATGGGGGACGTGATTGAATCGGATGACGGCATTCTGGCCATCGGTTCAGGCGGCCCTTTTGCACAGGCCGCAGCCAAGGCACTGATCAATCACAGTGGTCTCGATGCCGAACAGATCTGCCGGGCAGCCATGGAGATTGCCGGTCAGATCTGCGTTTATACCAATACTAATATAGTCGTGGAAAAAATATGA
- a CDS encoding 1-deoxy-D-xylulose-5-phosphate synthase, protein MDDQTILSTINSPVDLRKLAEEDLVRLSREIRGEIIQTVSRVGGHLAPCLGVVELTLAIHYVFNTPDDKLIWDVGHQAYAHKLITGRRESFHTLRQYQGISGFPKREESEYDVFNTGHSSTSISAGLGISIANHLKGTTNKTIAVIGDGSMTGGMAFEALNQAGHLDKDLIVILNDNEMSISPNVGALSSFLSRKLTGRAMVRAKQDLSQFLKHFHNVGENILQVLKKSEESLKSFFTPGMLFEALKFEYIGPIPGHKLENLLDTFRNVRDFTKGPVLIHVITTKGKGYGPAEKNPGAYHGVGPFDIETGKPLPAKSAAPTYTRVFGDTLVEIADKDPRIAAITAAMPAGTGLSKFADKFPDRFFDVGIAEQHAVTFAAGLATEGILPVVAIYSTFMQRALDQVIHDVCLPNLPVTFAIDRGGLVGDDGPTHHGVFDLSFLRMIPNMVIMAPKDEEELRHMLHTAIFMPCPTTVRYCRGNGEGVDLTAEPAKIPFGKGELLREGQDVLLLPVGNRVYPALAAAEGLHKIGISAAVINPRFVNPLDADLICHWAEKTGKVITVEDNVKKGGFGSGVLELFAKKGIDNIAVRILGIPDRFIEHGPQDVLRHNVKIDTPAIINSALELVGK, encoded by the coding sequence ATGGATGACCAAACCATTCTCTCAACAATAAATTCACCGGTTGACCTGAGAAAGCTCGCCGAGGAAGACCTCGTCCGGTTGTCACGGGAAATCCGCGGGGAAATCATTCAGACCGTATCCAGGGTCGGCGGTCATCTCGCTCCCTGCCTGGGTGTGGTTGAACTGACCCTGGCTATCCATTATGTATTCAATACCCCGGACGACAAACTGATATGGGATGTCGGTCATCAGGCTTACGCCCACAAGCTGATAACCGGACGCCGGGAATCCTTCCATACCCTGCGCCAGTATCAGGGCATCAGCGGCTTTCCCAAACGGGAGGAAAGCGAATATGACGTCTTTAACACCGGTCACAGCAGCACATCCATATCAGCAGGCCTCGGCATCAGCATAGCCAATCACCTCAAGGGAACAACCAACAAGACCATCGCCGTCATCGGTGACGGTTCCATGACCGGCGGAATGGCATTTGAGGCATTAAACCAGGCCGGCCACCTGGACAAAGATCTTATTGTTATCCTTAACGATAACGAGATGTCCATCTCCCCCAACGTCGGCGCGCTTTCCAGTTTTCTCAGCCGTAAACTGACCGGTCGCGCCATGGTTCGTGCCAAACAGGATCTGAGCCAGTTTCTCAAACATTTCCACAATGTCGGGGAGAATATCCTTCAGGTGCTCAAAAAAAGCGAGGAAAGCCTGAAAAGCTTTTTTACGCCGGGGATGCTGTTCGAGGCACTTAAATTTGAATATATCGGCCCCATTCCCGGCCATAAACTGGAAAACTTACTCGACACATTCCGCAACGTCCGCGATTTCACCAAAGGCCCGGTGCTGATTCATGTCATAACCACCAAAGGAAAGGGCTATGGCCCTGCTGAAAAAAACCCCGGCGCCTATCACGGCGTGGGTCCCTTTGACATTGAGACCGGTAAGCCGTTGCCGGCAAAATCCGCAGCTCCGACCTACACCAGGGTTTTTGGCGACACCCTGGTGGAAATTGCCGACAAAGACCCGCGCATCGCCGCCATCACAGCTGCCATGCCGGCCGGCACGGGACTGAGCAAATTCGCTGATAAATTTCCGGACAGATTCTTTGATGTCGGGATAGCCGAACAACATGCCGTTACCTTTGCCGCAGGTCTTGCCACCGAGGGAATTCTTCCGGTGGTGGCCATTTATTCTACTTTCATGCAGCGCGCCCTTGACCAAGTGATACACGACGTCTGCCTGCCGAACCTGCCGGTTACTTTTGCCATTGACCGCGGCGGACTTGTCGGTGATGACGGCCCCACCCATCACGGGGTCTTTGATCTCTCCTTTCTGCGCATGATCCCTAATATGGTGATCATGGCGCCCAAGGATGAAGAAGAACTGCGTCACATGCTGCACACCGCCATTTTCATGCCTTGTCCAACCACGGTTCGTTACTGCCGCGGCAACGGCGAAGGCGTCGATTTAACCGCTGAGCCCGCCAAAATACCTTTCGGCAAAGGCGAACTTCTGCGGGAAGGTCAAGATGTCCTGCTCCTGCCGGTGGGCAACCGTGTTTATCCAGCATTGGCGGCGGCGGAAGGATTGCACAAAATCGGCATCAGTGCCGCAGTCATCAATCCTCGCTTTGTCAACCCACTGGACGCTGATCTCATCTGTCACTGGGCGGAAAAAACCGGCAAGGTTATCACCGTTGAAGACAATGTCAAAAAGGGAGGTTTCGGCAGTGGCGTGCTCGAGCTCTTTGCCAAAAAGGGAATTGACAACATTGCGGTGCGAATTCTGGGCATTCCTGATCGATTCATCGAACACGGCCCCCAGGATGTATTGCGCCACAATGTAAAAATAGACACACCTGCCATTATCAACAGCGCCTTAGAACTTGTCGGCAAGTGA
- a CDS encoding tyrosine recombinase XerC: MTDTFQKKAGPGGQLLPLFVEWLKVEKGYSPHTVTNYQRDIEEFFSFAPEGVNAVAPDPQFVRSFVYHLNARCKSSSVARKLSALRTFFRFLIRENHVASDPFANVSMPKQGRYIPVFLTVDEVFTLLEEPGRRDPFFLRDRAILELLYSTGIRVSELAGLNVDRVDFYGGMVRVRGKGNKERLVPMGEPASDMLQSYLPERLQLLAERRKRGSKTDENPLFLNSRGGRLTTRSVERLVSFYAARAGIAAQVTPHALRHSFATHLLEMGADLRAVQELLGHASLSTTQKYTHLNVDHLMQVYDAAHPKAKRG, translated from the coding sequence ATGACCGACACCTTTCAAAAAAAAGCCGGCCCGGGAGGCCAACTTCTTCCTCTTTTTGTCGAGTGGCTGAAAGTGGAGAAGGGCTATTCTCCACACACCGTTACCAATTACCAAAGGGATATTGAAGAGTTTTTTTCATTTGCCCCGGAAGGAGTCAATGCCGTTGCCCCTGACCCCCAATTCGTCCGCTCTTTTGTCTATCATCTCAATGCCCGGTGCAAATCGTCTTCGGTGGCGAGAAAACTCTCGGCCCTGCGGACTTTTTTTCGCTTTCTGATCAGGGAAAATCATGTCGCGAGCGATCCTTTTGCCAATGTCTCCATGCCGAAACAGGGGCGCTATATTCCTGTTTTTTTGACGGTTGACGAAGTTTTTACCCTGCTGGAAGAACCCGGCCGCCGTGACCCGTTTTTTCTGCGGGACCGGGCTATCCTTGAGCTGCTCTACTCCACCGGAATCCGGGTTTCGGAACTCGCCGGATTAAATGTCGACAGGGTTGATTTTTATGGGGGAATGGTTAGGGTAAGGGGCAAGGGAAACAAGGAAAGGCTGGTTCCCATGGGAGAGCCGGCAAGCGACATGCTTCAGTCCTATCTGCCGGAACGACTGCAGCTTCTTGCCGAGCGGCGAAAACGCGGCAGTAAAACCGACGAAAATCCTCTTTTTTTAAACAGCAGGGGAGGGCGGCTTACCACGAGAAGCGTGGAACGGCTGGTCAGTTTTTATGCCGCCCGTGCCGGCATAGCGGCCCAGGTCACGCCTCACGCCCTGCGTCATTCATTTGCCACCCATCTCCTGGAAATGGGGGCTGATCTGCGCGCCGTGCAGGAACTTTTAGGCCATGCGAGCCTTTCCACCACCCAGAAGTATACCCATTTAAACGTGGATCATCTCATGCAGGTTTATGATGCGGCGCATCCAAAGGCAAAACGCGGATGA
- a CDS encoding farnesyl-diphosphate synthase: MNITTYLHEKKVQIEQGLARFMLQPEGLLRDHITAMRYSLFAGGKRIRPVLCLAVCEALHTDPSPYLTLACSLECIHTYSLIHDDLPAMDNDELRRGKPTNHMIYGEAGAILAGDGLLSFAFELLSRPDTGSLSSHDQLRIVNIIAGAIGPLGMVGGQALDMDSEGKSIPFSTLQYLHSCKTGALITASVQTGAIIGRADDQQFAALSSYGKQIGLAFQIVDDLLNVEGTTAQLGKAAGSDAEQNKATYPSFFGVEKTRKLAGEAVDGAIAALSSFDHEAEPLRELARYIYNRKK, encoded by the coding sequence GTGAACATCACGACCTATCTTCATGAAAAAAAAGTTCAGATTGAACAGGGACTCGCACGGTTTATGCTGCAACCTGAAGGGTTGCTGAGGGATCATATCACGGCCATGCGCTATTCACTTTTTGCCGGGGGAAAGCGGATCCGGCCGGTTCTCTGCCTGGCGGTTTGCGAAGCGCTGCACACCGACCCTTCCCCCTATCTGACCTTGGCCTGCAGCCTGGAATGCATTCACACCTATTCCCTGATCCATGACGATCTGCCGGCCATGGACAATGACGAACTGCGACGCGGCAAACCGACAAACCACATGATTTACGGCGAAGCCGGCGCCATTCTCGCCGGTGACGGGCTTCTTTCCTTTGCTTTTGAATTGCTTTCCCGACCGGACACCGGTAGCCTGTCCAGCCATGACCAACTGCGCATTGTCAATATCATTGCCGGGGCCATAGGTCCGTTGGGAATGGTGGGTGGTCAGGCCCTTGACATGGATTCCGAAGGAAAATCAATTCCCTTTTCCACCCTGCAGTATCTGCACAGCTGTAAAACCGGCGCGCTGATCACCGCTTCCGTGCAGACCGGCGCCATCATCGGCCGGGCCGACGACCAACAATTTGCTGCATTGAGTTCTTATGGTAAACAGATCGGGCTTGCCTTCCAGATCGTCGATGATCTTCTGAACGTGGAAGGGACCACCGCGCAGCTGGGCAAGGCGGCGGGATCTGATGCCGAACAGAACAAGGCGACATATCCCTCCTTCTTTGGCGTTGAAAAGACACGAAAGCTCGCCGGAGAGGCGGTTGACGGCGCAATTGCCGCCTTGTCTTCCTTTGACCATGAGGCGGAACCTCTCCGTGAACTGGCACGGTATATTTATAATAGAAAAAAATAA